One Bradyrhizobium zhanjiangense DNA segment encodes these proteins:
- the hpaH gene encoding 2-oxo-hept-4-ene-1,7-dioate hydratase, with protein sequence MLDAATIERLAARLDEAERTKALIPMFTKEYPDFSIEDAYAVQRAWTKLQLGRGRVIKGHKIGLTSKAMQNAVGINEPDYGVLFADMFYADATPIPFDRFHAPRIEVELAFVLKAPLRGPDCTIFDVLKATDYVTPALEILETRMHRVDPETGKTRKVMDTISDNAANAALVLGGRPFRPLDADLRWIGALLFRNGEVEETGLAAGVLNHPANGIAWLANRLTPHDEHLAAGEVVLAGSFTRPVDIRRGDTFHADYGTFGSVSCQFV encoded by the coding sequence ATGCTGGATGCTGCGACGATCGAACGCCTCGCCGCGCGGCTCGATGAAGCCGAGCGCACCAAGGCGCTGATCCCGATGTTCACGAAAGAATATCCGGACTTCAGCATCGAGGATGCCTACGCGGTCCAGCGCGCCTGGACCAAGCTCCAGCTCGGCCGCGGCCGCGTCATCAAGGGTCACAAGATCGGCCTGACCTCGAAGGCGATGCAGAACGCGGTCGGCATCAATGAGCCCGATTACGGAGTGCTGTTCGCCGACATGTTCTATGCCGACGCCACGCCGATTCCGTTCGACCGCTTCCACGCGCCGCGCATCGAGGTCGAGCTCGCCTTCGTGCTGAAGGCCCCGCTGCGCGGGCCCGATTGCACCATCTTCGACGTGCTCAAGGCCACCGACTATGTGACGCCAGCGCTCGAGATCCTGGAGACGCGCATGCACCGCGTCGATCCCGAGACCGGCAAGACCCGCAAGGTGATGGATACGATCTCGGACAATGCGGCCAACGCGGCGCTGGTGCTCGGCGGCCGGCCGTTCCGCCCTCTCGATGCGGATCTGCGCTGGATCGGCGCGCTCCTGTTCCGCAACGGCGAGGTCGAGGAGACCGGGCTCGCGGCCGGCGTGCTCAATCATCCCGCAAACGGCATCGCCTGGCTCGCCAACCGCCTCACGCCGCATGACGAACATCTCGCCGCCGGCGAGGTGGTGCTGGCGGGATCGTTCACGCGTCCCGTCGACATCCGCCGCGGCGACACCTTCCATGCCGATTACGGCACCTTCGGCTCGGTGTCGTGCCAGTTCGTCTGA
- a CDS encoding RidA family protein, with translation MSGQSRRKSIHIGGFKHANPIPNACRIGNLVMSGVILGRDAAGVMPESLDAQCANMFAHMKATVEAAGGTTDDIIKMTVWLKDRSQRGPVNVEWLKMFPDEHSRPARHALPMDNMDGGALVQCDFTAVID, from the coding sequence ATGAGTGGTCAATCGCGGCGCAAGAGCATCCATATCGGCGGCTTCAAGCATGCCAACCCGATTCCGAATGCCTGCCGCATCGGCAATCTCGTGATGTCGGGTGTCATCCTCGGCCGCGATGCGGCTGGCGTCATGCCCGAGAGCCTCGATGCGCAATGCGCCAACATGTTCGCACATATGAAGGCGACGGTGGAGGCGGCCGGCGGTACCACGGATGACATCATCAAGATGACGGTGTGGCTGAAGGACCGCTCGCAGCGCGGTCCCGTCAATGTCGAGTGGCTCAAGATGTTTCCGGACGAGCATTCGCGCCCGGCGCGCCACGCGCTGCCGATGGACAACATGGACGGCGGCGCGCTGGTGCAGTGCGACTTCACCGCCGTGATCGACTGA
- a CDS encoding fumarylacetoacetate hydrolase family protein, producing MRLVSYLVDGEPRYGAAVEGGVVDLTKRIGRDFSDVKALIAANALADAQEAVAGQQPDYALEKLVLLPPVLAPEKLWCIGVNYAERNAEYKDNSDLPKYPSLFVRSMSSMTGSGQPIEKPKISDQLDYEGELVIVIGQGGRHIPREKAWGHIFGMTLCNEGTIRDWLRHGKFNVTQGKNFDRSGSIGPWIVTADQLDPRGPHDIVTRVNGEVRQQDTTERLMFPFDFLISYLSTFATLKPGDMIVTGTPTGAGARFDPPRWLKVGDVVEVESSRIGVLRNTVAAES from the coding sequence ATGCGACTCGTAAGCTATCTCGTGGACGGAGAGCCGCGCTACGGTGCGGCCGTCGAAGGCGGCGTCGTCGATCTGACCAAGCGGATCGGCCGTGATTTCTCCGACGTGAAGGCGCTGATCGCTGCCAACGCGCTCGCCGATGCGCAGGAGGCGGTCGCCGGGCAACAGCCCGACTACGCGCTGGAAAAACTCGTCCTGCTTCCGCCGGTGCTGGCGCCGGAAAAGCTCTGGTGCATAGGCGTCAACTACGCCGAGCGCAACGCCGAATACAAGGACAATTCGGACCTGCCCAAATATCCGAGCCTGTTCGTGCGCAGCATGTCCTCGATGACTGGCTCCGGCCAGCCGATCGAGAAGCCCAAGATTTCGGACCAGCTCGACTATGAAGGCGAGCTCGTCATCGTGATCGGGCAGGGCGGCCGTCACATCCCGCGCGAGAAGGCCTGGGGCCACATCTTCGGCATGACCCTATGCAATGAAGGCACGATCCGCGACTGGCTGCGCCACGGCAAGTTCAACGTCACGCAAGGCAAGAATTTCGACCGTTCCGGCAGCATCGGCCCGTGGATCGTCACCGCCGACCAGCTCGACCCGCGCGGGCCTCACGACATCGTCACGCGCGTCAACGGCGAGGTGCGGCAGCAGGACACCACCGAGCGGCTGATGTTCCCGTTCGACTTCCTGATCTCCTATCTCTCGACCTTTGCCACATTGAAGCCCGGCGACATGATCGTGACCGGCACGCCGACCGGGGCCGGCGCGCGCTTCGATCCGCCGCGCTGGCTCAAGGTGGGAGACGTCGTCGAGGTCGAGTCGAGCCGCATCGGCGTGCTGCGCAACACCGTGGCCGCGGAGAGCTAA
- a CDS encoding O-acetylhomoserine aminocarboxypropyltransferase, whose protein sequence is MPAPKPPAFETLSLHAGQHPDPVTGARAVPIYQTTSYVFQDSDHAAALFNLERAGHIYTRISNPTTGVLEERLAALEGGVGAICTASGMAALHLAIATLLNAGDHIVASSSLYGGTINLLAHTLPRFGITTSFVKPRDLDAFRAAIRPNTKLVIGETIGNPGLEVLDIPRVAAIAHDAKIPLLIDNTFATPYLSRPIELGADIVMHSATKWIGGHGIAIGGAIVDGGRFDWRGSGKFGVLTEPYGGYHGIVFDEQFGTAAFIMRARTEGLRDFGACLSPTNAFQLLQGVETLGVRMDRHMQNTHLVLDALKANKAVDWVLHPSLEDHPDYHLAKTLLPRGAGSIVSFGIKGGRPAGRKFIESLRMISHLANVGDAKTLVIHPASTTHQQMDAEQLKAAGIGEELVRLSVGIETASDIIDDLNQALRISQKV, encoded by the coding sequence ATGCCCGCGCCTAAACCGCCTGCCTTCGAGACCCTGAGCCTGCATGCGGGCCAGCATCCGGATCCCGTAACCGGCGCCCGCGCCGTGCCGATCTACCAGACCACGTCCTACGTGTTCCAGGATTCCGACCATGCCGCCGCGCTGTTCAACCTGGAGCGCGCCGGCCACATCTACACCCGCATCTCCAATCCGACCACCGGCGTGCTGGAGGAGCGGCTGGCGGCGCTCGAAGGCGGCGTCGGCGCGATCTGCACCGCCAGCGGCATGGCCGCGCTGCATCTGGCCATCGCGACGCTTTTGAACGCCGGCGACCACATCGTGGCGTCGAGCTCGCTCTATGGCGGCACCATCAACCTCTTGGCACACACGCTGCCACGCTTCGGCATCACCACCAGCTTCGTCAAACCGCGCGATCTCGACGCGTTCCGCGCAGCGATCAGACCGAACACGAAGCTCGTGATCGGCGAGACCATCGGCAATCCCGGGCTGGAAGTGCTCGACATCCCGAGGGTCGCGGCGATCGCACATGATGCGAAAATTCCGCTGCTGATCGACAACACCTTCGCCACGCCCTATCTCAGCCGCCCCATCGAACTCGGGGCCGACATCGTCATGCATTCGGCGACCAAGTGGATCGGCGGCCACGGCATCGCGATCGGCGGCGCCATCGTCGACGGCGGCCGCTTCGACTGGCGTGGCTCCGGCAAATTCGGCGTGCTGACCGAGCCCTATGGCGGCTATCATGGCATCGTCTTCGACGAGCAGTTCGGCACCGCCGCCTTCATCATGCGCGCGCGCACCGAGGGCCTGCGCGATTTCGGTGCCTGCCTTTCCCCGACCAACGCGTTCCAGCTATTGCAGGGCGTGGAAACGCTCGGCGTGCGCATGGACCGGCATATGCAGAACACGCACCTCGTGCTGGATGCACTGAAGGCCAACAAGGCGGTCGACTGGGTGCTGCATCCCTCGCTGGAGGACCACCCGGACTATCACCTTGCAAAGACGCTGCTGCCGCGCGGCGCCGGCTCCATCGTCTCCTTCGGCATCAAGGGCGGGCGGCCCGCCGGGCGCAAGTTCATCGAATCCCTGCGCATGATCAGCCATCTCGCCAATGTCGGCGACGCCAAGACCTTGGTGATCCACCCCGCCTCGACCACGCATCAGCAGATGGACGCCGAACAGCTCAAGGCCGCCGGCATCGGCGAGGAGCTGGTGCGGCTCTCGGTCGGCATCGAGACGGCAAGCGACATCATCGACGATCTCAATCAAGCGCTGCGCATCTCGCAAAAGGTCTGA
- a CDS encoding flavin reductase family protein: MRIDPTELGAERIYRLMTGIVVPRPIAWVTSLSRSGVLNLAPFSAFTFVSQKPPMLAISVGRKGADYKDTAHNILDTEEYVIHIADTPLMSAVHDSSIEHPPEISEVEHLGLETLPCELIKVRRLAAAPVAMECRFRQCLEFGEARSRLIVGEVVMFHIRDGLVKDGKVETKALDPIARIGGPRYARLGEIVTLNTVFQTPKSTD; encoded by the coding sequence ATGCGAATCGATCCCACCGAGCTCGGCGCCGAGCGCATCTACCGCCTGATGACCGGCATCGTGGTGCCGCGCCCGATCGCCTGGGTCACGAGCCTGTCGCGCTCCGGTGTGCTCAACCTCGCGCCGTTCAGCGCCTTCACTTTCGTCTCGCAGAAGCCGCCGATGCTCGCCATCAGCGTCGGCCGCAAGGGTGCCGATTACAAGGACACCGCGCACAATATCCTCGATACCGAGGAGTATGTGATCCACATCGCCGATACCCCGCTGATGTCCGCGGTGCACGACAGCTCGATCGAGCATCCACCTGAAATCAGCGAGGTTGAGCATCTCGGGCTCGAAACGCTGCCCTGCGAGCTCATCAAGGTGCGTCGGCTCGCCGCCGCGCCGGTTGCGATGGAATGCCGCTTTCGGCAGTGCCTGGAATTCGGCGAGGCCCGCAGCCGGCTCATCGTCGGCGAGGTCGTCATGTTCCACATTCGCGATGGCCTCGTGAAGGACGGCAAGGTCGAGACAAAGGCGCTCGATCCGATCGCGCGCATCGGCGGGCCGCGCTATGCCCGGCTCGGCGAGATCGTGACGCTGAACACCGTCTTCCAGACTCCCAAATCGACCGACTGA
- a CDS encoding helix-turn-helix transcriptional regulator: MDVIRSRAFEFIETVQELSDTASVLDAMGRMLGQYGPDQFCCAYVAPLSTEAPREAVLAHRLPPGFLDMYSAEQFVWDDPALRHCKTTLRPFRWFREAPFDPAREPRAVELVHRARDFGLLDGVMVPIASPSNRVGHVFFGGREIDLPERDLPALHLMALYAFDRALALRGRPEPRTLALSLRECEVLTLAAIGRSTDEIADALTITPRTVKAHVKSCCKKLGATTRTQAVMIAMRDRIISP; this comes from the coding sequence ATGGATGTGATCCGCAGCCGCGCATTCGAGTTCATCGAGACGGTGCAAGAGCTTTCCGACACGGCGAGTGTCCTGGACGCCATGGGACGCATGCTCGGCCAGTACGGCCCCGACCAGTTCTGTTGCGCCTATGTCGCCCCGCTCTCGACCGAAGCCCCGCGCGAGGCCGTTCTCGCCCATCGGCTGCCGCCCGGCTTTCTGGACATGTATTCCGCCGAGCAGTTCGTCTGGGACGATCCGGCGCTGCGCCACTGCAAGACGACGCTGCGCCCGTTCCGATGGTTCAGGGAAGCGCCATTCGATCCGGCCCGCGAGCCGCGCGCGGTCGAACTGGTCCACCGCGCCCGCGACTTCGGGCTGCTCGACGGCGTCATGGTCCCGATCGCTTCACCTTCGAACCGCGTCGGTCATGTGTTCTTCGGCGGCCGCGAGATCGATCTGCCGGAGCGTGACTTGCCGGCCCTGCATCTCATGGCGCTCTATGCCTTCGACCGCGCGCTGGCGCTGCGCGGCCGGCCCGAGCCTCGGACACTCGCGCTGTCCCTGCGCGAGTGCGAGGTGCTGACACTGGCCGCGATCGGACGATCCACCGACGAGATCGCCGACGCGCTGACGATCACGCCGCGCACCGTGAAGGCCCACGTCAAGAGCTGCTGTAAGAAGCTCGGCGCGACCACCCGCACGCAGGCGGTGATGATCGCCATGCGCGACCGGATCATCTCGCCCTGA
- a CDS encoding LLM class flavin-dependent oxidoreductase, translating into MIPFSILDLAPIRQGGDAAQAFRNSLDLAQHAEAWGYKRFWLAEHHNMTGIASAATSVVIAHVAGGTRTIRVGSGGIMLPNHSPLVIAEQFGTLESLYPGRIDLGLGRAPGTDQFTARALRRDLATAAENFPHDVLELQALLGDVQPNQAIRAVPGIGTKVPLWILGSSTFGAQLAAMLGLPFAFASHFAPQMMLPALREYRARFEPSVQLDKPYAMIGVNVFAADSDAEAQRMFSSLQQQFINLRRGTPGPLPPPVNDMDALWSPAEKAGVGQALSCSAVGSPEVVEEKLKALILETGADELMTTGQIYDHAARLRSFEIAAEVRDRLAASPDR; encoded by the coding sequence ATGATCCCCTTCTCCATCCTCGACCTCGCGCCCATCCGCCAAGGTGGCGACGCAGCGCAGGCGTTTCGCAATTCGCTCGATCTCGCCCAGCATGCGGAGGCCTGGGGTTACAAGCGGTTCTGGCTGGCCGAGCATCACAACATGACGGGCATCGCGAGCGCGGCGACGTCGGTGGTGATCGCCCATGTCGCGGGCGGGACCAGGACGATCCGGGTCGGCTCCGGCGGGATCATGCTGCCGAACCATTCGCCGCTGGTCATCGCCGAGCAATTCGGCACGCTGGAGTCGCTTTATCCCGGGCGGATCGATCTCGGGCTCGGCCGCGCGCCGGGCACCGACCAGTTCACGGCGCGGGCGCTGCGGCGCGATCTCGCCACGGCTGCCGAGAATTTTCCGCACGACGTGCTGGAATTGCAGGCGCTGCTCGGCGATGTGCAGCCGAACCAGGCGATCCGCGCCGTGCCCGGCATCGGGACCAAGGTGCCGCTGTGGATCCTGGGATCGAGCACCTTTGGCGCGCAGCTGGCGGCGATGCTCGGGCTACCGTTCGCGTTCGCCTCGCATTTCGCGCCGCAGATGATGCTGCCGGCGCTGCGCGAATATCGCGCGCGCTTCGAGCCATCAGTGCAGCTCGACAAGCCCTATGCGATGATCGGCGTCAATGTGTTCGCCGCCGACAGCGATGCGGAGGCGCAGCGGATGTTCTCATCGCTGCAGCAGCAGTTCATCAATCTGCGCCGCGGCACGCCGGGGCCGCTGCCGCCACCGGTCAATGACATGGACGCGCTGTGGTCGCCGGCGGAGAAGGCCGGCGTCGGCCAGGCGCTGTCCTGCTCCGCGGTCGGCTCGCCCGAAGTGGTCGAAGAGAAGCTGAAAGCGCTGATCCTTGAGACCGGCGCGGACGAATTGATGACGACGGGGCAGATCTACGACCACGCCGCGCGTCTGCGCTCGTTCGAAATCGCAGCCGAGGTGCGCGACCGGCTGGCGGCCTCGCCCGATCGCTGA
- a CDS encoding IclR family transcriptional regulator, with protein MDRTRLARNVGEPRQGAQAIRRALAVLRILAAGREDGVPMAEVVRATGLTRPTVHRIVHVLIEEGIVERHERTGRYAIGNQVPELALARPRPSRLLVAANPSLRRASAEIGDTLFLTVRTGNDTLCVDRRIGVYPIQVLSIEVGARRPLGVSSAGVAILAAMPAQDARKIVAANEKRFEAYQTDVATVMGEITTARRRGYYMREIGLVQGTKSISTWIKSPDGQPAAAMTVSAVRTRLGPRREQEVAEILLRETGIIEQAIRG; from the coding sequence ATGGACAGGACCAGATTGGCCCGCAACGTCGGGGAACCGCGACAGGGCGCGCAGGCAATCCGGCGCGCGCTCGCGGTGCTGCGCATTCTGGCCGCAGGCCGCGAAGACGGCGTGCCAATGGCCGAGGTGGTACGGGCAACCGGGCTCACCCGCCCGACCGTGCATCGCATCGTCCACGTGCTGATCGAGGAAGGCATCGTCGAGCGACACGAGCGGACCGGCCGCTATGCGATCGGCAACCAGGTGCCGGAGCTGGCGCTCGCGCGGCCGCGGCCGTCACGGCTGCTGGTCGCCGCCAATCCCTCGCTGCGGCGCGCCTCCGCTGAAATTGGCGACACACTGTTCCTGACGGTGCGGACCGGCAACGACACGCTGTGCGTCGATCGCAGGATCGGCGTCTATCCGATTCAGGTGCTGTCGATCGAGGTCGGCGCGCGCCGGCCGCTCGGCGTCTCCAGCGCCGGCGTCGCCATCCTCGCCGCGATGCCGGCGCAGGACGCGCGGAAAATCGTCGCGGCCAACGAGAAGAGGTTCGAGGCCTATCAGACCGACGTCGCAACCGTGATGGGCGAGATCACCACGGCGCGGCGGCGCGGCTACTACATGCGGGAGATTGGCCTCGTACAGGGCACGAAATCGATCTCGACCTGGATCAAGAGCCCGGACGGACAGCCGGCTGCTGCGATGACGGTCTCCGCCGTGCGGACGAGGCTCGGCCCCCGTCGCGAGCAGGAGGTCGCGGAGATTTTGCTGCGCGAGACTGGGATCATCGAGCAGGCCATTCGCGGCTAA
- a CDS encoding Crp/Fnr family transcriptional regulator encodes MAVSAPDLKAFLLATPFFGGLPDPSLDLLISMLVERRFDAGATVVAEGEPGRSMFIVESGRLSVSKRTNKGSVIPISGLERGDFFGEMTLIEMQNRSATVVAESPTVLYELTAQKLYACYKADIHAYVIVLQNINRELCRRLRRADDRFAAQQVGEEQTPAR; translated from the coding sequence ATGGCTGTCAGCGCTCCCGATCTGAAGGCGTTCTTGCTCGCGACGCCGTTCTTCGGCGGTCTTCCGGACCCAAGCCTCGACCTCCTGATTTCGATGCTGGTCGAGCGCCGCTTCGATGCCGGAGCAACCGTCGTGGCGGAGGGTGAGCCGGGACGCTCGATGTTCATCGTCGAATCCGGTCGGCTCTCGGTGAGCAAACGGACGAATAAGGGGAGCGTCATCCCGATTTCCGGTCTGGAGCGTGGCGACTTCTTCGGCGAGATGACGCTGATCGAAATGCAAAATCGCTCCGCCACTGTGGTCGCGGAGAGTCCGACCGTGTTGTACGAGCTGACCGCCCAAAAGCTCTACGCTTGCTACAAGGCCGACATCCACGCCTATGTGATCGTCCTGCAGAACATCAATCGCGAGCTCTGCCGACGGCTACGCCGTGCCGACGATCGCTTCGCCGCACAGCAGGTGGGCGAAGAGCAAACCCCTGCGAGATGA
- a CDS encoding Bug family tripartite tricarboxylate transporter substrate binding protein: MRLIWIAIAAAVAMLAGPASSQEWPARNVKLIVPYPAGGNVDSAARIIADKLQEKLGQPFIIENKAGAGGMIAGEAFAKSAPDGYTLFVGANGPVLFATEINKREAYNWKKDFLPISTISMTPLVLEVHPSVQATTFKEFIDLAKREPGKLTMASPGPGTTNHLLSELMQSNLGLQWVTAHYRGNAPAINDLLGGQVQFAFDQLTVSLQHIKAGLFRALAVTSPHRLKSLPDVRTFAELGYKDFDGQTFTGLFAPASTPAPIVDKLHQTLAAILKDPAVVDKFEKLGGEATVMTPDEFKAYLAREDAKWIPVVRKANIRAD, encoded by the coding sequence ATGAGATTAATCTGGATTGCCATCGCTGCTGCAGTCGCGATGCTGGCAGGCCCCGCATCAAGCCAGGAATGGCCGGCGCGCAACGTCAAGCTGATCGTGCCCTATCCGGCCGGCGGCAATGTCGACAGCGCGGCGCGCATCATCGCCGACAAGCTCCAGGAAAAGCTCGGCCAGCCCTTCATCATCGAGAACAAGGCCGGCGCCGGCGGCATGATCGCGGGCGAAGCCTTCGCGAAATCCGCGCCCGACGGCTACACGCTGTTCGTCGGCGCCAATGGCCCGGTGCTGTTCGCGACCGAGATCAACAAGCGCGAGGCCTATAATTGGAAAAAGGACTTCCTGCCGATCTCGACCATTTCGATGACGCCGCTGGTGCTCGAGGTGCATCCGTCCGTGCAGGCCACGACGTTCAAGGAATTCATCGATCTCGCCAAGCGCGAGCCCGGCAAGCTGACCATGGCCTCGCCGGGGCCTGGCACCACCAACCATCTGCTCAGCGAACTGATGCAGTCCAACCTCGGCCTGCAATGGGTTACCGCGCACTATCGCGGCAACGCGCCGGCGATCAACGATCTGCTCGGCGGCCAAGTGCAGTTCGCGTTCGACCAGCTCACGGTCAGCCTCCAGCACATCAAGGCCGGCCTGTTCCGCGCGCTCGCCGTCACCAGCCCGCACCGCCTGAAGTCGCTGCCTGACGTCCGGACCTTTGCCGAGCTCGGCTACAAGGATTTTGACGGCCAGACCTTCACCGGCCTGTTCGCCCCTGCGAGCACGCCGGCGCCCATCGTCGACAAGCTGCACCAGACGCTGGCCGCGATCCTGAAGGATCCGGCCGTGGTGGACAAGTTCGAGAAGCTCGGTGGGGAAGCTACAGTGATGACGCCTGATGAGTTCAAGGCCTATCTCGCGCGCGAGGACGCCAAGTGGATTCCGGTGGTGCGCAAGGCCAACATCAGGGCGGATTGA
- a CDS encoding amidohydrolase family protein: MPTYLPFDPNPRRPVKAPPPKTVDSQFHVLGPIDKYPERPGAAYRMPTATWEAALRMHKALGIERGIIVQTTTYGADHAVVLDGLAAMGPNYRGCANALVFAEASDSYLAKLHDAGVRGARFSFRQELGAVLSDADFARAIARIRELGWYVKIQPEKDGIMSSVAKYENLDVPVLIDHMARPDPAAGKDDPNLRKMLELLGKGNFWVMLSLGEKTSKTGAPYDDVIPIARAYIEAASDRCVWASDWPHPVSVKQPPNDADLLELMYRYAPDQAELEKILVHNPAKLFGFAD; encoded by the coding sequence ATGCCGACCTATCTGCCGTTCGATCCCAATCCGCGCCGCCCGGTGAAGGCGCCGCCACCGAAGACCGTGGACAGTCAGTTTCACGTGCTCGGGCCGATCGACAAATATCCGGAACGCCCCGGTGCGGCCTATCGGATGCCGACCGCGACCTGGGAGGCGGCGCTGCGCATGCACAAGGCGCTCGGCATCGAGCGCGGCATCATCGTGCAGACCACCACTTACGGTGCTGACCATGCCGTCGTGCTCGACGGCCTCGCGGCGATGGGCCCGAACTATCGCGGCTGCGCCAACGCGCTGGTGTTCGCCGAGGCGAGCGACTCTTATTTGGCCAAGCTGCATGACGCCGGCGTGCGCGGCGCGCGCTTCAGCTTCCGCCAGGAGCTCGGCGCCGTGCTGTCGGATGCCGATTTCGCCCGCGCCATCGCGCGCATCCGCGAGCTCGGCTGGTACGTCAAGATCCAGCCCGAGAAGGACGGCATCATGTCCAGCGTCGCCAAATACGAGAATCTCGACGTGCCCGTGCTGATCGACCACATGGCGCGCCCCGATCCCGCAGCCGGCAAGGACGATCCGAATTTGCGCAAGATGCTGGAGCTGCTCGGCAAGGGCAATTTCTGGGTCATGCTGTCGCTCGGCGAGAAGACCTCGAAAACTGGGGCTCCATACGACGACGTGATCCCGATCGCGCGCGCCTATATCGAGGCCGCAAGCGACCGCTGCGTCTGGGCCAGCGACTGGCCGCACCCGGTCTCCGTGAAGCAGCCGCCGAACGACGCCGACCTGCTCGAGCTGATGTACCGCTACGCGCCTGACCAGGCGGAGCTGGAAAAAATCCTCGTCCACAATCCGGCGAAGCTGTTCGGGTTTGCGGACTAG
- a CDS encoding FAD-dependent oxidoreductase → MGQDEQQRTDRDALMSRFTRPEQTFPALTPAEIERIRHFGEVRRYADGEFLFETGKPGPGMFVVLKGHVAITQRDGLGHVTPVIDQGPGQFLAELSQLSGQPALVDGRAEGDVETLLLAPDRLRALLVAEAELGERIMRALILRRVNLIQGGIGGPVLIGPSHSAGVVRLQGFLTRNGQPHHLLDPENDRDAAELIARYSPKPEDWPLVVAASGAVLRNPNETELARAIGMIGGAKGDRIYDVAVVGCGPAGLATAVYAASEGLSVAVLDTRAFGGQAGASARIENYLGFPTGISGQALTARAFTQAQKFGADIMIPVTVKSLDCTRKDGAFSVALDGADPLRSRAVVVASGARYRRPEIDNLDKFEGRGVWYWASPVEARLCAGEEVALVGAGNSAGQAAVFLSGHAKKVLMIIRGGGLGASMSRYLIERIEATPNIELMFNTEITALEGDEAALLRRIRWKSRLSSDEDSADIRNLFLFVGADPATSWLDGCGVTLDRGGFVVTGAQSEQNQGKLVAPLETSVPGVYAVGDVRSGSVKRVGGAIGEGAQVVASLHGYLGDAAKPAL, encoded by the coding sequence ATGGGGCAGGACGAACAGCAACGAACCGATCGCGACGCGCTGATGTCGCGGTTCACCCGCCCCGAGCAGACCTTTCCGGCGCTGACGCCTGCCGAGATCGAACGCATCAGGCATTTCGGCGAGGTCCGCCGCTATGCCGACGGCGAGTTCCTGTTCGAGACCGGCAAGCCGGGACCCGGCATGTTCGTCGTGCTGAAGGGCCATGTCGCCATCACCCAGCGCGATGGTCTTGGCCATGTCACCCCGGTGATCGACCAGGGGCCGGGGCAATTTCTGGCCGAGCTCAGCCAGCTCTCGGGACAGCCGGCGCTGGTCGACGGCCGCGCCGAGGGCGATGTCGAGACGCTGCTGCTGGCGCCGGACCGGCTGCGCGCGCTGCTGGTCGCCGAGGCCGAGCTTGGCGAGCGCATCATGCGCGCGTTGATCCTGCGCCGGGTCAATCTGATCCAGGGCGGCATCGGCGGTCCCGTGCTGATCGGTCCGTCGCATTCGGCTGGCGTGGTGCGCTTGCAGGGCTTTCTCACCCGCAACGGCCAGCCGCATCATCTGCTCGATCCCGAAAATGATCGCGATGCGGCCGAATTGATCGCGCGCTATTCGCCCAAGCCGGAAGACTGGCCGCTGGTCGTCGCCGCGAGCGGCGCCGTGCTGCGCAACCCCAATGAGACCGAGCTTGCGCGCGCCATCGGCATGATCGGCGGGGCGAAGGGTGATCGCATCTACGACGTTGCGGTCGTCGGCTGCGGACCGGCCGGGCTCGCCACGGCGGTGTATGCGGCGTCCGAAGGGCTGTCCGTCGCCGTGCTCGACACCCGCGCCTTCGGCGGCCAGGCCGGCGCCAGTGCGCGCATCGAAAACTATTTGGGCTTTCCGACCGGCATTTCCGGCCAGGCGCTGACCGCGCGCGCCTTCACCCAGGCCCAGAAGTTCGGCGCCGACATCATGATCCCTGTGACGGTGAAGTCGCTCGACTGCACCCGCAAGGACGGCGCATTTTCGGTGGCGCTCGACGGCGCCGATCCCTTGCGCTCACGCGCGGTGGTGGTCGCGAGCGGCGCGCGTTATCGCCGGCCGGAGATCGACAACCTCGACAAGTTCGAGGGACGCGGCGTCTGGTACTGGGCCTCGCCGGTCGAGGCGCGGCTCTGCGCCGGCGAGGAGGTGGCGCTGGTCGGCGCCGGCAATTCGGCAGGCCAGGCCGCCGTGTTCCTGTCGGGTCATGCGAAGAAAGTCTTGATGATCATCCGTGGCGGCGGTTTGGGCGCCAGCATGTCGCGCTATCTCATCGAGCGCATCGAAGCGACGCCGAACATCGAATTGATGTTCAACACCGAGATCACGGCGCTCGAAGGCGATGAGGCCGCGCTGCTGCGGCGGATCCGCTGGAAGAGCCGCTTGTCGAGCGACGAGGATTCTGCCGACATCCGCAATCTCTTTTTGTTCGTCGGCGCCGATCCCGCGACCTCCTGGCTCGACGGTTGCGGCGTCACGCTCGATCGCGGCGGCTTCGTCGTGACAGGTGCGCAGTCCGAGCAGAACCAGGGCAAGCTGGTGGCGCCGCTCGAGACCTCGGTGCCGGGTGTCTACGCCGTCGGCGACGTCCGCTCCGGCTCGGTCAAGCGCGTCGGCGGCGCCATCGGCGAAGGCGCGCAGGTCGTGGCCTCCCTGCACGGCTATCTCGGCGACGCCGCAAAACCGGCGCTTTAG